A segment of the Butyrivibrio fibrisolvens genome:
ATGTATACTGCTGTTCTGTCATCCACCATGTCGTTGAATCTCTCATATATCTCTGCTTCTGCAACAGGATCAAGAGCTGCAGTCGGCTCATCGAGGATGATGAATGGTGCATCCTTGTAAAGAGCTCTTGCAATAGCGATCTTCTGAGCTTCGCCGCCGGAGACATCAACGCCTTCTTTATCCAGATCCTTGTAAAGATGTGTCTTAAGGCCTTTGGGCATCTTATCAAATCTGTCATCAAAGCCTGCTTCCCTCAGGCATTTCATAACTTTAGCTTCATCATATGAATGGCTTGTTGCAACGTTCTCACCAAGCGGCATTGCAAACAATTTGAAATCCTGGAAAACTATAGAAAAGATATTCATGTACTCATCATAGCGGTACTTCCTGATATCGATTCCATTAAGGAAGATAGTACCTTCCGTAGGATCATAAAGTCTGCAGAGAAGCTTAATAAAAGTTGTCTTGCCGGATCCGTTCATGCCAACGATAGCCAGCTTTTCACCAACATTAAACTTAAGATTTACATTTCTAAGTGCATAATCATCACTACCCGGATACTTGAAGGAGACATTTCTAAACTCGATCTCATACTTGTTATCACGCCTTTTTTCAGTTGTGAGACTTCCCTGATACATATTGTTGGGGAGACTTAAGAATTCAAAAGTATCCTCTAGGAACTTACCGTTACTCTTTAATTCTTCAATCTGAGATATAAGTCCGTTTATTCCATAAAAGACGCCTGTAACAGCTGCAATATACTGAGTAGCAGAGCCTATCGGAAAAGCTCCTGCCCATGCCTTGGCGCATACAAAAAAGTATATGATGCCGGCCATTATATTCTGAAAAACAACAGAGAGGGATGAAAGAATGCCTACCTTACCTATAAACTTTTCAGCAATTGAAGACTTTTCTGTAAATATATCACCGCTGCTCATATAACTTGTTGTAATCTTATCCTGTCTGTAAAGTCTTATATCTGCTGCCCTTGAACGGTCGTGAGAAAACCATCCATAGGCTGAAAATCTTCTGTTTCCAAGTCTTGCTTCATCCGAATAATCAGACCATGCCTTCTGCCTGAAGCTAAAAAAGTATCCGGAAAGTGTTGCATTAACTACCATAAGTACTACTATCAAAGCAGCAATCAGCGGATTATTAAGAATAGTAAATTTGACTTTTGTAACAGGTAGTACAAACATACTAACTGATAAAGCAAGACAGCAGATAATTGAAAGTACAGAATCAAGTAGATTTTCCAAGCAGTATATTGAACGGAGCAGCCCCCAGGATGACCAGTTCATGTTCTGCTCTATCTGCGCCTGCATATCTGCAATCTTTTGACTGTCAACATCGACATAGTCCATACTTGACTTTTTGTCTGCAAGAATTTTCTCGACAATTTGCCATAGTATATTATAATTTCTATGCTTTTCCAAAAGTCTTGCCAGTAACGAAGATATTACAGAAAGCCCTGCTGTTATCAAGAGTGTTATAAGCACCATTTTTGATATATCTTCTGCAGGCTCTGATGCTGCTATCATATTTATAAATCTTGCTGTAAGAGCAATTGGTACATAAATAGAAAATTTTGAAAAGAGCTTTGATATTATGATCAGTGTTATCATACCCTTTGAATACCTGCTCCAGATTTTTAAAGCTTTAAATTCACGCACTAGCGCTGTTTTCATCGAAATCTGATCCTTCATTGTCGCCATCCTCTTTATAGTATTTACTCTGAACACCATATATTTCTGCGTATTTTCCGTCTTTAGCCATCAGCTGTTCGTGAGTTCCCTCTTCTTTGATCTGTCCATCCTCTAAGTATAGGATCCTGTTGCAGAATCTCGTTGAAGCCAGTCTGTGTGATATGAAAACAGACTGTTTACCTTCTGTCATCTCGTTATAGCGAAGGTAGATGTTGTTCTCTGCTATAGGATCAAGCGCTGCTGTCGGTTCATCAAGAAGGATGATCGGAGAATCTTTGTAAAGAACTCTTGCAAGCATTAGTCTTTGTGTTTCGCCTCCTGACAGTTCAAGGCCATCTTCAAATACATTTCTTGTTATCTGAGACTCTATACCTTTTGAAAGACTGTTTATCTTTTCTAAAAGGCCTGCTTTTTCAAGGCTTTCCTTAAGTGTATCTTCATCATAATCAGAATTTGTCTGAGTGACGTTTTCTTTTATCGTAGCTGGAATAACCGAAAACTCCTGGAATACCGCTGAGAAAATATCGTAATATTCCTGCCTGTTAAACTCTCTTATATCAATTCCGTTAAGAAGTACCTGTCCATCAGTCGGATCAAGGAATCCTGAAAGAAGCTTTATGAGTGTTGTCTTTCCAGCGCCGTTAAGTCCTACGATCGCTATCTTTTCCTTGGGTTCAATCTTAAGGTTCATATTTTTGATAGTATCTTTATCAGCTTCAGGATAGCGATAAGTAACATTTCTTAATTCAAAAACATACGGAGCCTCAGGTACCTTTTTTCCGCCTTCAAATCTAAAAGGTTCTTCCCAATCGATGAATTCGCGTAAGATAGAAAGATCTATGCTCTGCTTATGAAGCTCAAGAAGCTGATTAAGGATTCCCCCAACCCACTCCGAATATCCTGTAACGGCCGCAGAATATAGGAGAAACTCTGACAACGTAATCTTTCCGCTTATTGCCATGAATATCAGTACATAATATGCAACTGCATTTTTCAAAAAGGTAAGTACCACATCCAATAGATTTCCAAGGAAAAGACGCTTTTGATTTTTATTGATAAAAACTGCCAAAAGCTTCATATTCTTTTCCCAAAGATCACCTGCCCAGTTCGCTACTCCAAACAGTTTGATCTCCTTTGCATAATTTCTATCCTTAAGTACATTATTACAATAGAACAGCTTGTTAACGATCTCCGCTTTTTCTTCCTTATGCTTGTAGCTGTAGTTGGAAATCTTGGCATTAACAACAAATCCTATTATTGTGAGCACCGTAACAATAACTGCTATCCTTACATCAAGGCCAGATATCAGTATCAGATAAAAGATAAATCCGAGACTGTTTGCAATAAGACCTTCCAGCGTCCCCCAGATAGCCTCAGTAGCAGCATTATTGCCGCCAACAGCTTCATAAGCTTTTTCAGAAGCCTCTATGAATTTGGTATTATATAGATTGGGATATGAAGTCGTGCAGCGCTTCCGCTCCAGATCTATGACAATGCCGGCTCTAGTGCCGACTCTTCCAAACAGACTGTTACCATTTAGATACTCAAGTAATCCGCCAAAGAAGATCATAAGAAGTGTAAATACTGCCACCCTTATCACAAATGATGAAAAGCTTCCGCCCTCTTCAACAACCTGCAGGATCAATGGTGCTACAAGCATCTGAATTACGTTCTTACCAAATGTTGTAAGAGCCGTTGCAAGACAGATGACAAGTACTATCTTATGACCGTTCCAGGCTTTGCTTATC
Coding sequences within it:
- a CDS encoding ABC transporter ATP-binding protein, with product MKDQISMKTALVREFKALKIWSRYSKGMITLIIISKLFSKFSIYVPIALTARFINMIAASEPAEDISKMVLITLLITAGLSVISSLLARLLEKHRNYNILWQIVEKILADKKSSMDYVDVDSQKIADMQAQIEQNMNWSSWGLLRSIYCLENLLDSVLSIICCLALSVSMFVLPVTKVKFTILNNPLIAALIVVLMVVNATLSGYFFSFRQKAWSDYSDEARLGNRRFSAYGWFSHDRSRAADIRLYRQDKITTSYMSSGDIFTEKSSIAEKFIGKVGILSSLSVVFQNIMAGIIYFFVCAKAWAGAFPIGSATQYIAAVTGVFYGINGLISQIEELKSNGKFLEDTFEFLSLPNNMYQGSLTTEKRRDNKYEIEFRNVSFKYPGSDDYALRNVNLKFNVGEKLAIVGMNGSGKTTFIKLLCRLYDPTEGTIFLNGIDIRKYRYDEYMNIFSIVFQDFKLFAMPLGENVATSHSYDEAKVMKCLREAGFDDRFDKMPKGLKTHLYKDLDKEGVDVSGGEAQKIAIARALYKDAPFIILDEPTAALDPVAEAEIYERFNDMVDDRTAVYISHRLSSCKFCDEIAVFHEGQVIQKGTHQDLLKDESGKYYELWNAQAQYYTDEKAVS
- a CDS encoding ABC transporter ATP-binding protein — encoded protein: MDNNTDKTKENKKKPKYSIPSNIAFMISKAWNGHKIVLVICLATALTTFGKNVIQMLVAPLILQVVEEGGSFSSFVIRVAVFTLLMIFFGGLLEYLNGNSLFGRVGTRAGIVIDLERKRCTTSYPNLYNTKFIEASEKAYEAVGGNNAATEAIWGTLEGLIANSLGFIFYLILISGLDVRIAVIVTVLTIIGFVVNAKISNYSYKHKEEKAEIVNKLFYCNNVLKDRNYAKEIKLFGVANWAGDLWEKNMKLLAVFINKNQKRLFLGNLLDVVLTFLKNAVAYYVLIFMAISGKITLSEFLLYSAAVTGYSEWVGGILNQLLELHKQSIDLSILREFIDWEEPFRFEGGKKVPEAPYVFELRNVTYRYPEADKDTIKNMNLKIEPKEKIAIVGLNGAGKTTLIKLLSGFLDPTDGQVLLNGIDIREFNRQEYYDIFSAVFQEFSVIPATIKENVTQTNSDYDEDTLKESLEKAGLLEKINSLSKGIESQITRNVFEDGLELSGGETQRLMLARVLYKDSPIILLDEPTAALDPIAENNIYLRYNEMTEGKQSVFISHRLASTRFCNRILYLEDGQIKEEGTHEQLMAKDGKYAEIYGVQSKYYKEDGDNEGSDFDENSASA